In Lacrimispora indolis DSM 755, a genomic segment contains:
- a CDS encoding DNA cytosine methyltransferase: MKDVIIDYFCGGGGVSVGGQMAWGRSFDFAINHSPSAISMHKYNHPYTHHFPEDIMRVKIGKFLSWGQRVSFVWASPDCTSHSNAKGDKPIERGLRILPMGVWKQCKLILKATGKVPEVIMMENVKEIQKWGPLDKNGKPIKARESEYYNKFIRLMKAFGYEFECRVLNSADYGAHTARVRWYGQFRCDGRPIVWPEQTHSKGGVNGLKPWEPISQDIDFTDLGNPIFTRKRPLKDKTLSRIAAGIKKFVIDDQNRFILPDKVAAPFLIQYHSETVKGEVRGQSLKEPIQTIDTANRYALVTCFLSKFYKTGTGQTINEPIHTITTSPGHFALVSAFLIKYYSGDIGQSLNEPIHTIVTKDRFGLVLVVIDGVTYQIIDIWFRMLKPEELKLGQGFPKDYIIDFKMPNGKPYPKTMQVEKIGNSVVPLMAEKLCYTACPYLKVGERMPNMRIDDSQEQLRFA; the protein is encoded by the coding sequence ATGAAAGATGTAATTATAGACTACTTCTGCGGTGGTGGAGGTGTAAGTGTTGGTGGACAGATGGCCTGGGGGCGTAGCTTCGATTTTGCAATTAATCATAGTCCTTCAGCCATATCAATGCACAAATACAATCACCCGTATACGCACCATTTTCCAGAAGATATCATGAGAGTAAAAATTGGAAAATTTCTTTCATGGGGGCAGAGAGTTAGCTTTGTTTGGGCAAGTCCAGACTGTACCTCGCATTCGAATGCAAAAGGAGATAAGCCCATAGAAAGAGGATTGCGAATACTTCCAATGGGTGTCTGGAAGCAATGCAAACTGATTTTAAAAGCAACAGGGAAAGTTCCAGAAGTTATTATGATGGAAAACGTTAAAGAAATCCAGAAATGGGGACCTCTAGATAAGAACGGTAAGCCCATTAAGGCCCGTGAAAGTGAGTATTACAATAAATTTATTCGCCTTATGAAAGCTTTTGGGTATGAGTTTGAATGCAGGGTTTTAAATTCTGCTGATTATGGAGCGCATACAGCCAGGGTGCGCTGGTATGGACAATTTAGGTGTGATGGTAGGCCGATTGTTTGGCCGGAGCAGACACATTCTAAAGGTGGTGTAAATGGCCTAAAGCCTTGGGAGCCGATTAGTCAGGATATTGATTTTACGGATTTAGGCAACCCTATATTTACTAGGAAACGGCCTTTGAAAGATAAGACACTGAGCCGTATCGCAGCCGGGATTAAAAAGTTTGTAATTGATGATCAGAACCGGTTTATTCTTCCGGACAAAGTGGCGGCGCCGTTTTTAATACAATATCATTCCGAAACAGTAAAGGGAGAGGTCCGGGGCCAGAGTTTAAAGGAGCCAATACAGACTATTGATACTGCAAACCGTTATGCTCTTGTAACCTGTTTCCTATCGAAGTTTTATAAGACAGGAACGGGCCAGACAATAAATGAGCCAATCCATACGATAACCACCTCTCCTGGGCATTTTGCTTTGGTGTCAGCTTTCTTGATTAAATATTACAGCGGAGACATCGGCCAGAGTTTAAACGAGCCAATCCATACGATTGTCACAAAGGACCGGTTTGGTCTTGTCCTTGTGGTAATAGATGGAGTAACATACCAAATCATAGATATATGGTTCCGAATGTTGAAGCCTGAAGAACTGAAATTGGGACAGGGATTTCCAAAGGATTATATCATTGATTTTAAAATGCCGAATGGTAAGCCTTATCCTAAAACAATGCAGGTTGAGAAAATCGGAAACAGCGTTGTCCCCCTGATGGCAGAGAAGCTTTGTTATACAGCTTGCCCTTATCTAAAGGTGGGGGAACGAATGCCGAACATGAGGATTGATGATAGCCAGGAGCAGCTTAGGTTTGCTTAA
- a CDS encoding tyrosine-type recombinase/integrase, whose protein sequence is MNGQTVKAQVINNIIVAMAGHVAKDVLDILHQVIVKEFVNVNMEEITTLPAEYQNDTDQKNKYIIQLFIVKKKIKDNTKEAYLSAIKRLITLIDKPLDRIEESDISYYLSWYEKRNINAGGKKNQAVTVNNERRFLSAFYTWMRKEKLISDNPVEATDPLKTIRKPIDYFKPEEMAKMRDACKNSRDRALIEVLRSTGARVGELVEITLDQIDWNTGDIMIQGEKNDRYEPIFLDDEARYYYRQYLDLRNDESPFMFPQCRAPYWKMSTSGIRSVIKTIGNRAKLKCRVYPHKLRKTLGMSLKNKGVDLGTIQEILRHSSPSVTAIYYAQSTPNTLRSVRERCAG, encoded by the coding sequence ATGAATGGACAAACTGTTAAAGCACAGGTTATCAATAATATTATTGTTGCTATGGCAGGGCATGTGGCGAAAGATGTTCTGGATATTCTTCATCAGGTGATTGTAAAAGAATTTGTAAATGTCAATATGGAAGAGATAACAACCCTCCCGGCAGAGTACCAGAATGATACGGATCAGAAGAATAAGTATATCATTCAGCTTTTCATCGTCAAGAAGAAAATCAAGGATAATACAAAGGAAGCGTATCTTAGTGCCATTAAGCGTCTGATTACCCTGATTGATAAGCCATTGGACCGAATAGAGGAATCCGATATCAGCTATTATCTGTCCTGGTATGAGAAGCGGAATATTAATGCCGGCGGTAAGAAGAATCAGGCCGTGACCGTGAATAATGAAAGACGTTTCCTGTCAGCATTCTACACCTGGATGAGGAAGGAAAAGTTAATCAGTGACAATCCTGTGGAGGCAACAGATCCGCTGAAAACAATTCGAAAGCCGATTGATTATTTTAAACCAGAAGAGATGGCGAAGATGAGGGACGCATGCAAGAATTCTAGAGATCGCGCATTAATTGAAGTGTTGCGGAGCACCGGGGCCAGAGTGGGAGAGTTGGTTGAGATCACCCTTGACCAGATAGACTGGAATACCGGGGATATTATGATTCAGGGGGAAAAGAATGACAGGTATGAGCCTATATTCTTAGATGATGAAGCGCGGTATTATTACAGGCAGTATCTGGATTTAAGGAATGATGAAAGTCCGTTTATGTTTCCACAATGTAGGGCACCTTATTGGAAAATGTCAACGTCTGGAATCCGGAGCGTTATAAAAACCATTGGCAATCGAGCAAAGTTGAAATGCCGAGTGTATCCTCATAAATTGCGTAAAACTCTGGGAATGAGCCTTAAAAACAAGGGAGTGGACCTTGGCACCATTCAGGAGATTTTGAGGCATTCCAGTCCGTCAGTAACGGCTATTTATTACGCTCAATCTACACCGAATACATTAAGAAGTGTGAGAGAGAGGTGTGCAGGATAA
- a CDS encoding phosphoadenosine phosphosulfate reductase family protein encodes MRRLKKSSGIFVRNNCKNQLSIFGSWFFVTQNERRSELLARRHVSAPFEKMYLLKEGLKFPKTTFVNMKHMPFEIKPSFSAQRIVQWHEHWGGLIYIAFSGGLDSTVLAHLVCMTYREYGLTGEIPLVFCDTGVEFPEIRKFVKEYVAWLKTQFPELTITLKIMYPKHNFKWVCEHKGFPLISKDTASKIKKLRHGKLSEKYRNYLLNGDERGKFGMLAKKWHYLADKQITEEDISDICCEILKKEPFKRYVKETGRYPFIGITQDEGFRRENQYNHTGCNVYDGTTIKSQPLGFWTNQDVLQYKMENEIPICCVYGEVRKNHCGIYELTGEQRTGCIICGFGCHLEAEPNRIQRLGTSSIDTHREVYNWGMRIENNGVTYQEALKHCGVATETWESIGQMNLADFLNEERKEL; translated from the coding sequence TTGAGGCGCTTGAAGAAAAGTTCAGGAATATTTGTAAGAAATAATTGTAAAAACCAACTATCAATATTCGGTAGTTGGTTTTTTGTTACCCAAAATGAAAGGAGGTCGGAGCTTCTGGCCAGGAGACACGTGTCGGCTCCTTTCGAGAAAATGTATTTGCTTAAAGAAGGATTGAAATTCCCTAAAACAACGTTTGTCAATATGAAACATATGCCATTTGAGATAAAACCATCTTTTAGCGCACAGCGCATAGTACAGTGGCACGAACATTGGGGTGGATTAATTTACATAGCATTTAGCGGAGGTCTTGATAGCACGGTGTTGGCTCATTTAGTCTGCATGACTTATCGAGAATATGGACTGACCGGAGAGATACCATTGGTTTTTTGTGATACTGGAGTGGAATTCCCGGAGATTAGAAAATTTGTTAAGGAATATGTCGCATGGTTGAAAACCCAATTTCCAGAGCTGACTATTACTTTAAAAATAATGTACCCAAAACATAATTTCAAGTGGGTGTGTGAGCATAAAGGATTTCCTCTGATCAGCAAAGATACAGCCAGTAAGATTAAAAAGTTAAGACATGGAAAACTAAGCGAGAAGTATCGCAATTATCTTCTTAATGGTGATGAACGTGGAAAATTTGGCATGTTGGCTAAAAAGTGGCATTATCTAGCGGATAAACAGATTACAGAAGAGGATATTTCGGACATATGCTGTGAGATTCTTAAAAAAGAACCTTTCAAGAGATATGTAAAGGAGACAGGTAGATATCCATTTATCGGGATTACACAGGACGAGGGATTTCGTCGAGAAAATCAGTACAATCATACGGGGTGCAACGTATATGATGGTACTACCATTAAAAGTCAACCGTTAGGATTCTGGACGAATCAGGATGTTCTACAGTATAAAATGGAGAATGAAATTCCCATTTGCTGTGTATATGGAGAGGTAAGAAAGAATCATTGTGGGATATATGAATTAACGGGAGAACAAAGAACTGGTTGTATCATATGTGGCTTTGGCTGTCATCTGGAAGCAGAGCCGAATCGCATACAACGCCTGGGAACTTCTTCTATTGATACACATAGAGAAGTATATAATTGGGGAATGAGAATTGAGAACAATGGAGTTACTTATCAAGAAGCATTGAAACATTGTGGCGTAGCTACGGAGACCTGGGAATCGATTGGGCAAATGAATCTTGCTGATTTTCTGAATGAAGAAAGGAAGGAACTCTGA